The following coding sequences are from one Paraburkholderia caballeronis window:
- a CDS encoding family 1 encapsulin nanocompartment shell protein, which produces MNNLHRELAPISSAAWSQIEEEVSRTFKRSLAGRRVVDVNGPCGAALAAVGTGHQNGIEAPLDGIRARQREVKSVVELRVPFELSRDAIDDVERGAEDSDWQPAKDAATRLAYAEDRAIFDGYKAAQITGIREGTSNPVLPLPADIADYPNVIAKALEQLRLQGVDGPYTVLLGSDAYTAVSEASDQGYPILEHIRRLVNGEIIWAPAIVGGSILTTRGGDFALHLGQDVSIGYLSHTDTTVRLYLQESFTFLLLTTEASVAVKPE; this is translated from the coding sequence ATGAATAACCTGCATCGCGAACTGGCGCCGATCTCGTCGGCCGCCTGGTCGCAGATCGAAGAAGAAGTGTCCCGCACGTTCAAGCGCTCGCTCGCGGGCCGGCGCGTCGTGGACGTGAACGGGCCGTGCGGCGCCGCGCTCGCGGCGGTCGGCACCGGCCATCAGAACGGCATCGAGGCGCCGCTCGACGGCATTCGCGCGCGCCAGCGCGAGGTGAAGTCGGTGGTCGAACTGCGCGTGCCGTTCGAACTGTCGCGCGATGCGATCGACGACGTCGAGCGCGGCGCGGAGGACTCGGACTGGCAGCCGGCGAAGGACGCGGCGACGCGCCTCGCGTATGCGGAAGACCGCGCGATCTTCGACGGCTACAAGGCCGCGCAGATCACCGGCATCCGCGAAGGCACGTCGAACCCGGTGCTGCCGCTGCCGGCCGACATCGCCGACTATCCGAACGTGATCGCGAAGGCGCTCGAACAGCTTCGGCTGCAAGGCGTGGACGGCCCGTACACGGTGCTGCTCGGCTCGGACGCGTACACGGCGGTCAGCGAGGCGAGCGACCAGGGTTACCCGATCCTCGAACACATCCGCCGGCTCGTGAACGGCGAGATCATCTGGGCGCCCGCGATCGTCGGCGGCAGCATCCTGACGACGCGCGGCGGCGACTTCGCGCTGCATCTCGGCCAGGACGTGTCGATCGGTTATCTGAGCCACACCGACACGACGGTGCGCCTGTATCTGCAAGAGAGCTTCACGTTCCTGCTGCTGACCACCGAAGCGTCGGTGGCCGTGAAGCCGGAATGA
- a CDS encoding Dyp-type peroxidase, with product MPDPMTPQPAAPEPQSVSSSVTRSAIFLVATINDDPQSRATVRAWCADVAALVRSVGKRVPAGNLSCVCGFGSKAWDLLFGEPRPAGLHPFREFGSGERVAVATPGDLLLHIRADQMDLCFELATQLMNRLEGAVTTVDEVHGFRNFDMRAMIGFVDGTENPSGSEAAHFTVIGDDDPAFAGGSYVLVQKYLHDMKGWNALPVEMQERIIGRTKLSDIELDETVKPTWSHSSLTTLETPDGDEIKIVRDNMPFGRPGSGEFGTYFIGYARSPQPIEQMLENMFVGQPPGNYDRLLDFSRAVTGGLFFVPSQPLFEALADRDPSAAAAEAAAAVSAASASAASPSTANAAPSGDGSLNVGSLKGAPRYE from the coding sequence ATGCCCGACCCCATGACGCCCCAGCCAGCCGCCCCCGAGCCGCAGTCCGTTTCCAGTTCCGTCACGCGCAGCGCGATCTTCCTCGTCGCGACGATCAACGACGACCCGCAAAGCCGTGCGACGGTGCGCGCCTGGTGCGCGGACGTCGCCGCGCTCGTGCGCTCGGTCGGCAAGCGCGTGCCGGCCGGCAACCTCAGCTGCGTGTGCGGCTTCGGCTCGAAGGCGTGGGACCTGCTGTTCGGCGAGCCGCGCCCGGCCGGACTGCATCCGTTCCGCGAGTTCGGCTCCGGCGAGCGCGTCGCGGTCGCGACGCCCGGCGACCTGCTGCTGCACATCCGCGCGGACCAGATGGACCTGTGCTTCGAACTCGCGACGCAGTTGATGAACCGTCTCGAAGGCGCGGTGACGACCGTCGACGAGGTGCACGGATTCCGCAACTTCGACATGCGCGCGATGATCGGTTTCGTCGACGGCACCGAGAACCCGAGCGGCAGCGAGGCCGCGCACTTCACGGTGATCGGCGACGACGACCCGGCGTTCGCGGGCGGCAGCTACGTGCTCGTGCAGAAGTACCTGCACGACATGAAAGGCTGGAACGCGCTGCCGGTCGAGATGCAGGAGCGCATCATCGGCCGCACGAAGCTGTCGGACATCGAACTCGACGAAACGGTGAAGCCCACCTGGTCGCATAGCTCGCTGACGACGCTCGAAACGCCGGACGGCGACGAGATCAAGATCGTGCGCGACAACATGCCGTTCGGCCGGCCCGGCTCCGGCGAGTTCGGCACGTACTTCATCGGCTATGCGCGCTCGCCGCAGCCGATCGAGCAGATGCTGGAAAACATGTTCGTCGGCCAGCCGCCCGGCAACTACGACCGCCTGCTCGATTTCAGCCGCGCGGTGACGGGCGGGCTGTTTTTCGTGCCGTCGCAGCCGCTGTTCGAGGCGCTCGCCGACCGCGACCCGTCCGCCGCCGCGGCCGAAGCCGCCGCGGCCGTATCGGCGGCGTCCGCTTCGGCGGCCTCCCCCTCCACCGCGAACGCCGCGCCGTCCGGCGACGGCTCGCTGAATGTCGGTTCCCTCAAAGGAGCACCCCGGTATGAATAA